The Myxocyprinus asiaticus isolate MX2 ecotype Aquarium Trade chromosome 26, UBuf_Myxa_2, whole genome shotgun sequence genome has a window encoding:
- the wee1 gene encoding wee1-like protein kinase yields MSFSVRRHGKSPNLKPVRQKLQFTASDNEDDNLEEANNSTGAESGFTELDSPVSVRRSGVDKRPEDLGSSPLGRTRDDDESWDEEGFGSPSRVKAPFYMKSSPSPRKSPQAYDSSPERSYVHDDMEGSSSPVPDCPDTPPHKTFRKLRLFDTPHTPKSLLSRARTTASTSRRVALFKNVDSTSKACLDGRRNQTPLVNINPFTPDSILVQSSTLQRNNRKRSHWNDSCGEDMDASDAEIEDELIPPTKRITMMENNMMSRYASEFHELEKIGSGEFGSVFKCVKRLDGCIYAIKRSKKPLAGSVDEQNALREVYAHAVLGQHPHVVRYYSAWAEDDHMLIQNEYCNGGTLSDVIAENNRRMHFLSEMELKDLLLQVSRGLKYIHSTALVHMDIKPSNIFISRKPAASLEELDDEDDGPTRVVYKIGDLGHVTRITNPQVEEGDSRYLANEVLQEDYSNLKKADIFALALTVVSASGAEPLPTNGEKWHKVRQGILPHIPQVLSQEFLSLLKLMIHPDPTRRPSTSDLVRHPVLLTASRMSADQLRVELNAEKFKNALLQKELKKAQMAKAAAEERVLSSDRVLTRSTVQSSSRASRLIGKKMNRSVSLTIY; encoded by the exons ATGAGTTTCAGTGTACGGAGGCACGGCAAGTCTCCAAATTTAAAACCCGTTCGACAGAAGTTGCAGTTCACCGCCAGTGATAATGAAGACGACAATTTAGAGGAGGCGAACAACAGCACCGGGGCCGAATCGGGCTTCACGGAGCTGGACTCTCCCGTCTCCGTGCGGCGCAGCGGCGTCGATAAGAGACCGGAGGACCTGGGCAGCAGCCCCCTCGGCCGAACCCGAGACGACGACGAGTCCTGGGATGAGGAGGGTTTCGGCTCACCCTCTCGCGTGAAAGCGCCTTTTTACATGAAAAGCTCTCCATCGCCAAGGAAAAGTCCCCAGGCTTACGACAGTTCACCCGAGAGAAGTTACGTTCATGATGACATGGAGGGATCCAGCTCCCCTGTCCCGGACTGTCCTGATACACCACCCCATAAAACCTTCAGGAAACTCCGTCTGTTTGATACCCCTCACACCCCAAAG AGTTTATTGTCGAGGGCCAGGACGACGGCATCGACGAGCCGGAGAGTCGCTCTGTTCAAGAATGTGGATTCCACGAGCAAAGCTTGTCTGGATGGACGACGAAACCAGACACCTCTAGTCAACATCAACCCCTTCACCCCGGACTCCATACTGGTGCAGTCATCAACACTACAAAGAAACAACAGGAAACGATCACACTGGAATGA CTCCTGTGGGGAGGACATGGATGCAAGCGATGCTGAGATAGAGGATGAGCTGATTCCTCCAACAAAG AGAATCACAATGATGGAGAATAACATGATGTCCAGATATGCATCTGAATTCCATGAGCTGGAGAAAATTGGCTCTGGAGAGTTCGGCTCAGTTTTCAAATGTGTCAAGCGATTGGATGGCTGTATCTACGCCATCAAACGTTCCAAAAAGCCTCTGGCAGGATCTGTGGATGA GCAGAATGCACTTCGTGAGGTCTATGCACATGCAGTTCTTGGACAGCACCCCCATGTTGTGAGGTATTATTCGGCTTGGGCAGAAGATGACCACATGCTGATCCAGAACGAGTACTGTAACGGTGGAACCCTGTCTGATGTCATTGCCGAGAACAATAGACGCATGCACTTCCTGTCAGAGATGGAGCTGAAGGATCTGCTGTTGCAAGTGTCTCGTGGACTCAAGTACATTCACTCAACAGCACTTGTTCACATGGATATCAAGCCAA GCAATATATTCATTTCACGCAAACCTGCTGCTAGTTTAGAGGAACTTGACGATGAAGACGATGGACCCACGAGAGTGGTGTACAAAATAG GTGATCTAGGTCATGTTACAAGGATTACCAATCCCCAAGTTGAAGAAGGTGACAGCAGATACCTGGCAAATGAAGTCCTTCAGGAG GACTACAGTAATTTGAAAAAAGCAGACATTTTTGCTCTGGCTTTGACTGTTGTCAGTGCCTCTGGAGCAGAGCCCCTCCCCACCAATGGGGAAAAGTGGCATAAAGTCCGACAGGGCATTCTGCCCCATATCCCCCAAGTGCTCTCTCAGGAATTTTTAAGCTTGTTAAAG CTTATGATCCATCCTGACCCAACGCGGCGACCCTCAACCTCTGACCTTGTCAGACACCCTGTTCTGCTCACTGCTTCCAGAATGAGTGCTGACCAGCTGCGTGTAGAGCTCAATGCTGAAAAGTTCAAGAATGCACTTCTGCAAAA GGAGCTCAAGAAAGCTCAGATGGCAAAGGCCGCAGCAGAGGAGAGGGTTCTGTCTTCAGACCGAGTTCTTACACGTTCCACAGTCCAGTCCAGTTCCAGAGCATCTCGACTCATCGGGAAGAAAATGAACCGCTCTGTTAGTCTCACCATTTACTGA